Within the Nocardioides aurantiacus genome, the region CCCGATGCCCGAGAGGTGGCGGCGGACCTCCTCGTCGAGCCGGCTGTCGCGCAGCACGGCCGTGCCCCACGGGCCGTGGTGCTCGACCAGCAGGAACGCCGCGACGTGGGTGGCGCTGCCGGCGAGGTCGTCGGCCCGCTCCAGCGCGGCGGCGGCGCAGCGGAAGGGCGGGACGGCGGGGGTGAGGGGGACGGCGCTCAGCGTCGTACCTCGAGCAGGCCCTCGCGGACCAGCCGCCGGCACAGCACCAGGGCGCTGGTCGGGTCGAGGTCGAGGTCGTCGGGCACCAGCTCGGTGGCGTCGCGCAGCTGCTCGACGGCGGCCCGGATCCGGATCGGGACGCTGACCCGGCGGTCGCCGAGGAGCAGGTGGAGCTGCTCGCCGTCGGGCCGGAGCACGCAGGGACGCCCCGGGCGACGGCGCAGCGGGGTGTCGCCGGTGATCGCGTCGAGCCCCGCACGGTCGAGCAGCCCGCCGCCGAGCGGGCTGACGCGCTGCTGCAGGAAGTCGTCGACCTGCGCCGCGGCGACCTCGCCGGCGTCGACCGACCGGAGCGCGGCGGCGAGGCCCTCGAGGCGCTCGGCCAGACCGCCCGCGACCACGTCGGGTCGGGTCAGGTGGGCGGCGGGGAGGTGGCCGTCGAGGTCGAGGCCCTGCCCGGCCTCGCGCACGGCCCGGTCGACCAGGGTGCGCCAGGTGAGCTGGTTGATGCCGATCGTGACGTGCAGCGAGACGGTGTCCTGGGCCCGCGCCGCGTGGGGCGTGCCCGTGGGGAGGTACATCGAGAGGCCCGGCTCGAGCAGCACCTCGCGGGGCTCCGCCTGCTCCTCCAGCGGGGCCGGGTGCACCTCCCACAGCTTGGAGCCGTGGGTCTGGAAGACGAAGACGTCGTGGCTGTCGCTGTGCACGGCGAAGCCCTGCGAGCCGGGCGGCGTGAGGTAGGCGTTGGCCTGGCACGGGTGGCCCAGCGCGACCTCGAGCTCGGCGACGAGCCGGGTCAGCGGCGGCCAGTAGCGGTGCAGACCCTGGAGCACGACGGTGGCGCCGCCCTCGAACAGGTCGAGCACCTTGCGGGCGTCGACCAGGCCGGTCAGCGGCTGGCCCGCGATGGTCGAGCCGCCACGGGTGAAGGCGGAGGCGGGCAGCACGGCGCCGTCGCGGGCGACCCGGACCGCCGGGGTGCGGATCGCGGTGGCGGTCAGCAGGTGGTCGACGTCGGCCAGGGACAGCACGCCGACCAGGTCGGCGGGGTCGGTGTGGTGCAGGTGGACGCGGGACGCCCAGACCTTCTCGACGAAGGTCTGGGCGTCACCGCTCAGCAGGTCGAGCGCGTCCAAGGTGGGATCAGGCGTCCGTCGCGTCGGAGGCGTCGGAGTCGCTGCCCGGGGCGTCGGCCGGCCCGTGCGAGCCGCCGTCGCTGGCCGGGCCGTCGGTGCCGTCGTGGGCGGCGGTGTCGCTGCCCGGCGCGTCGGCGGGGCCGTGGGAGCCGCCGTCGCTGGCGTCGCCGTCGGTGCCGTCGGAGGCGTCGGTGTCGCTGCCGGGGGCGTCGGCGGGGCCGTGCGAGCCGCTGTCGCTGGCGTCGGCGTCGGCCGGGCTGCCGGTGGAGCCGGCGGTCGGGGTCGTGGTGATGTCGTCGTCGCCCAGCGGCTGGTTGCTCTCGGTCATCTGCGCCTCCTTCATAGGGGTCGGCGCTGCGGTGCGCCGTACGTCACGGGTGCCCGTTCCGCCGGACTTGAATCGCTCCCGCCCCGCACTCGGCTCAGCCGAGCACCTCGGCGACGAGCGGGACCCCCGGCCGGTAGGCGAGGTGCACGTGGGAGGGCGCGTCGAGCACGGTCAGGTGGGCCCGTCGACCCGGGGCGAGGACGCCCACGTCGTCGCGCCGCAGCGCGCGCGCACCCCCGGCGGTGGCCGCCCACAGCGCCTCGGCCGGCGTCATCCCCATCTCGCGGACGGCCAGGGCGACGCACAGCGCCATCGAGGAGGTGTACGACGAGCCCGGGTTGCAGTCGCTGGCCAGGGCGACCGTCACGCCGGCGTCGAGGAGCGCACGGGCGTCGGGGTAGGGCGAGCGGGTGCTGAACTCCACCCCGGGCAGCAGCGTCGCGACGGTCCCGCTCGCGGTCAGCGCCTCGACGTCGCCGTCGTCGAGGAAGGTGCAGTGGTCGACCGCGGCCAGCCTGAGCTCGCAGGCCAGCCGCACGCCGGGGCCGGGGCCGAGCTGGTTGGCGTGGAGCCGCCCCAGCAGCCCGGCCGCGTCCCCCGCGGCGAGCACCGCCCGGGCCTGGTCGACGTCGAAGGCGCCCCGCTCGCAGAACACGTCGATCCAGCGCGCGTGCGGGGCGGCGGCGGCCAGCATCGGCCCGGTGACCAGGTCGACGTACGCCGCCGGGTCGGCCGCGTGCTCGTGCGGCACCACGTGGGCGCCGAGGAACGTCGTCTCCTCGGTCCAGCGCCGCGCGATCGCCAGCGACCGGGCCTCGTCGTGGACGGTGAGCCCGTAGCCGCTCTTGACCTCGACCGTGGTGGTGCCCTGCCGCCTCATCTCCGCGAGGTGGCGGGCCAGGTTGGCCTCCAGCAGCTCGTCGGGAGCGGCCCGGGTGGCGGCGACGGTGGTGCGGATGCCGCCCCCGTCGTACGCCGTGCCGGCCATGCGCGCCGCGAACTCCGCCGACCGGTCGCCGGCGAAGACGAGGTGGGAGTGGGAGTCCACGAACCCCGGCACCACCGCCCGCCCGCCGAGGTCGCGGGCGTCGTCGGTGGCGGGCGCGTCCTGGCGACGTCCCACCCAGGCCACCCGCCCGGCCTCGACCACCACCGCGGCGTCGGCCAGCACCCCGCTCGGGGTGCCGTCGTGGACGGGGTCGTTGGTGACCAGCTCGGCGATGCCGCTCAGCAGGACGGAGCTCATCGGGTGCCCTCCTCGGGGAGCGGTCGTACGTCGGCGCCGCCGGCCGCGAACACCAGCGTCTCGGGCGTCGCGCCGCAGCCGCGGGTGCGGGTGCTGCCCAGGTCGACGGTGACGAGGTCGGCCCGCTGCCCCACCGCGATCGCACCGGCGTCGTCGAACCCCAGGCTCGCGTGCCCGTCGACCGTCGCCGCGGCCAGCAGCTCGGTCGCCGACCAGTGCCCGCGCCGCTGGGTGACCAGCCGCTCGTCGAGCTCGACGGCCCGCATCTCCTCGAACAGGTCGATCACCGCGTGGCTGTCCGAGCCCAGCGTCAGCACCGCGCCGGCCTCGTGCAGCCGCCGCGACGGGCCGACCCCGTCGGCGAGGTCGCGCTCGGTGGTGGGGCAGAAGCACACGCGGGTGCCGCTCTCCCCCAGCAGCCGGACGTCGTCGTCGGTGAGGTGGGTGGCGTGGACCGCGGTGGTCAACGGCCCCAGCGCACCGACGTCGGCCAGCAGCCGGGTCGGGGTGCGCCCGGTGGCGGCGAGGCAGGCGTCGTTCTCGGCGACCTGCTCCGAGAGGTGCACGTGCAGCGGCCGGCCCGCGGCGGCCTCGACCACCGTGGCCAGCTGGTCGGGCGGCACGGCCCGCACCGAGTGGATCGCCACCCCGACCCGGTCGTCGTCGAACGCCGCGACCCGCTCGGCCCAGGCGTGGGCGTCGCCGTCGGAGTAGCGGCGCTGCACGCCCTCGGGCTGCCGGCCGAACCCGGCGGCGAGGTAGCAGGTGTCGAGCAGCCGGATCCGGATCCCGGCGTCGTCGGCCGCGGCGAGCAGGGCACGGCCCATGGCGTGGGGGTCGTCGTACAGCGTCCCGTCGGGCTGGTGGTGCAGGTAGTGGAACTCCCCGACCGCGGTGATGCCGACGGCCCGCATCTCGGCGTACACCTCCCGGGCGAGCTCGAAGCAGGAGTCGGGCGTGAGGTCGGCCGCCACGGCGTACATCTGCTCCCGCCAGGTCCAGAACGACCCCCGCTCGGCCTGCGTGCGCCCCCGCAGCGTCCGGTGGAACGCGTGGCTGTGGCAGTTCGCCATCCCCGGGATCGTCAGGCCCGGGACGTGGGTGGGGGGCGGTCCCGATTCCCCGGACGTCCGGGGAACCGGGGACTCGTCCGCTGTCGTGACGGCCGACGAGTCCCCAGGACGGCCGACGAGTGCCTCGGTGATGACGCCGTCCACCACCTCCAGCCGTACGCCGGAGGCCACGCCGTCCGGGAGCAGCGCGTGCTCGAGCAGGTACGCCGTCACGCGACCAGCTCCTCGAGGACGGCCGCCAGCGCGTCGACGCCGGCCAGGCAGTCGGCGAGGTCGGCGTGCTCGGCCGGCGAGTGCGAGACGCCCGTCGGGTTGCGGACGAACAGCATCGCGGTCGGGACGCCCGCCGCGGCCAGGACGCCGGCGTCGTGGCCGGCCAGCGACGGCACGACCGGGACCTCGCCGGGGCCGCCCCACGGGCGCAGCACCCGCGCCAGGCGCGCGGTCAGGGAGACGTCGAAGCCGACGGCGCCCGAGACGGACTCGGGGGTGACCGCCAGGGCGGTGCCGTCGCCGGAGGCGCGCTCGGACCCGGCCCGGGCGATCTCCTCGACCAGCTCCTCCAGCGCGTCGTCGGAGCCGGCGCGGGCGTCGAGCCAGGCGGTGACCCGCGAGGGCACCGCGTTGGTGCCGTTGGGGGCGACGTCGAGGCGGCCGAAGGTCGCGCGCGGGCCGGACGCGCCGGCCGTGGCGGCCGCGGCCAGCGCGGTCGCGGCGTAGGACAGCATCGGGTCGCGGCGGTCCTGCATCCGGGTGGCACCGGCGTGGTTGGCCTCGCCGGTGAAGTCGAAGCGCCAGCGGCCGTGCGGCCAGATCTCGCTCGCCAGCCCGACGGCGGCGTCGCGGTGCACCAGGTCGCGGCCCTGCTCGACGTGCAGCTCCACGAAGCAGCCGACGCGCGTCAGCCAGGGCGCCGGGCCCAGGCGTGGCTCCACGCCGGCGGCGGCCATCGCGTCCAGCAGCGGCACGCCCTCGCGGTCGCGCAGCTCCCGCGCCGCGTCGGGCGTGGTCGCGCCGGTGGCCAGCCGCGAGCCGAGGCAGGCCACCCCGAACCGCGACCCCTCCTCCTCGGCGAACGCCGCCACGACCACCGGCCGGGTCGGCACCACGCCTCGCCCGCGCAGGCGGTCGATCGCGGCGAACGCGGAGACCACGCCGAGCGGGCCGTCGTACGCCCCGCCGTCGAGGACCGAGTCCAGGTGGCTGCCGACGAGGACGGCGTCGTCGCCGGAGCCCCAGGTCGCGAGCAGGGTCCCGTTGCCGTCGGCCTCGAGCGCCAGCCCGCGCGCGGCGGCCTGCTCGGCGAACCACGCCCGCAGCTCGCCCTCGGCGGCGGTGAAGGGCTGTCGGAAGTAGCCGCCGCTCCGCGCCGAGCGGCCGACCGGCGCGAGGTCGCGCCACATCTGCTCGAGGTCACCGGGTGCGTCAGCCATGCTGGGCCCCGTGGAGTTCCGTGAGGTCGTACGCCGCCGCCGCATGGTGCGCAGCTACACCGACGAGCCCGTCGACCCGGCCGTCGTCGACCGGGCGCTCGCCCACGCCACCCGGGCGCCCAGCGCGGGCTTCAGCCAGGGCTGGGGCTTCCTGGTGCTCGACACCCCGGCCGACGTGGCGGCGTACTGGCGGGCCACCAGCGACGACACCGAGACGCCCGGCCGCTGGCTGCGCGGCATGATGCGCGCCCCGGTCGTGGTGGTGCCGTGCTCGAGCAAGGCGGCCTACCTCGAGCGGTACGCCGAGCCGGACAAGGGCTGGACCGACCGCGACGAGGCCCGCTGGCCGGTGCCCTACTGGCACACCGACGCCGCCATGGCCGCGCTGCTGGTCCTGCAGACGGCCGTCGACGAGGGCCTGGGAGCCTGCCTGTTCGGCGTGCCCGCCGACCGGGTCGACGCGCTGCGGGCGACCTTCGGCATCCCCGCGGGCTTCGACCCGGTCGGCGCCGTGACGCTCGGCCACCCGGCCGACGGCGGCGCGGCCGGCTCGCCCGCACGACGCGCCCGGCGACCCCTCGACGAGGTCGTCCACCGGGGCTCCTGGGGCACCACGAGGGGCTGAGGCCGGGCGGCTCGGACG harbors:
- a CDS encoding cupin domain-containing protein, with translation MDALDLLSGDAQTFVEKVWASRVHLHHTDPADLVGVLSLADVDHLLTATAIRTPAVRVARDGAVLPASAFTRGGSTIAGQPLTGLVDARKVLDLFEGGATVVLQGLHRYWPPLTRLVAELEVALGHPCQANAYLTPPGSQGFAVHSDSHDVFVFQTHGSKLWEVHPAPLEEQAEPREVLLEPGLSMYLPTGTPHAARAQDTVSLHVTIGINQLTWRTLVDRAVREAGQGLDLDGHLPAAHLTRPDVVAGGLAERLEGLAAALRSVDAGEVAAAQVDDFLQQRVSPLGGGLLDRAGLDAITGDTPLRRRPGRPCVLRPDGEQLHLLLGDRRVSVPIRIRAAVEQLRDATELVPDDLDLDPTSALVLCRRLVREGLLEVRR
- a CDS encoding BatC protein, with product MTESNQPLGDDDITTTPTAGSTGSPADADASDSGSHGPADAPGSDTDASDGTDGDASDGGSHGPADAPGSDTAAHDGTDGPASDGGSHGPADAPGSDSDASDATDA
- the hutI gene encoding imidazolonepropionase, with product MSSVLLSGIAELVTNDPVHDGTPSGVLADAAVVVEAGRVAWVGRRQDAPATDDARDLGGRAVVPGFVDSHSHLVFAGDRSAEFAARMAGTAYDGGGIRTTVAATRAAPDELLEANLARHLAEMRRQGTTTVEVKSGYGLTVHDEARSLAIARRWTEETTFLGAHVVPHEHAADPAAYVDLVTGPMLAAAAPHARWIDVFCERGAFDVDQARAVLAAGDAAGLLGRLHANQLGPGPGVRLACELRLAAVDHCTFLDDGDVEALTASGTVATLLPGVEFSTRSPYPDARALLDAGVTVALASDCNPGSSYTSSMALCVALAVREMGMTPAEALWAATAGGARALRRDDVGVLAPGRRAHLTVLDAPSHVHLAYRPGVPLVAEVLG
- a CDS encoding formimidoylglutamate deiminase; this encodes MTAYLLEHALLPDGVASGVRLEVVDGVITEALVGRPGDSSAVTTADESPVPRTSGESGPPPTHVPGLTIPGMANCHSHAFHRTLRGRTQAERGSFWTWREQMYAVAADLTPDSCFELAREVYAEMRAVGITAVGEFHYLHHQPDGTLYDDPHAMGRALLAAADDAGIRIRLLDTCYLAAGFGRQPEGVQRRYSDGDAHAWAERVAAFDDDRVGVAIHSVRAVPPDQLATVVEAAAGRPLHVHLSEQVAENDACLAATGRTPTRLLADVGALGPLTTAVHATHLTDDDVRLLGESGTRVCFCPTTERDLADGVGPSRRLHEAGAVLTLGSDSHAVIDLFEEMRAVELDERLVTQRRGHWSATELLAAATVDGHASLGFDDAGAIAVGQRADLVTVDLGSTRTRGCGATPETLVFAAGGADVRPLPEEGTR
- a CDS encoding allantoate amidohydrolase; the protein is MADAPGDLEQMWRDLAPVGRSARSGGYFRQPFTAAEGELRAWFAEQAAARGLALEADGNGTLLATWGSGDDAVLVGSHLDSVLDGGAYDGPLGVVSAFAAIDRLRGRGVVPTRPVVVAAFAEEEGSRFGVACLGSRLATGATTPDAARELRDREGVPLLDAMAAAGVEPRLGPAPWLTRVGCFVELHVEQGRDLVHRDAAVGLASEIWPHGRWRFDFTGEANHAGATRMQDRRDPMLSYAATALAAAATAGASGPRATFGRLDVAPNGTNAVPSRVTAWLDARAGSDDALEELVEEIARAGSERASGDGTALAVTPESVSGAVGFDVSLTARLARVLRPWGGPGEVPVVPSLAGHDAGVLAAAGVPTAMLFVRNPTGVSHSPAEHADLADCLAGVDALAAVLEELVA
- a CDS encoding nitroreductase family protein; this encodes MEFREVVRRRRMVRSYTDEPVDPAVVDRALAHATRAPSAGFSQGWGFLVLDTPADVAAYWRATSDDTETPGRWLRGMMRAPVVVVPCSSKAAYLERYAEPDKGWTDRDEARWPVPYWHTDAAMAALLVLQTAVDEGLGACLFGVPADRVDALRATFGIPAGFDPVGAVTLGHPADGGAAGSPARRARRPLDEVVHRGSWGTTRG